A single genomic interval of Spinacia oleracea cultivar Varoflay chromosome 6, BTI_SOV_V1, whole genome shotgun sequence harbors:
- the LOC110790275 gene encoding NAC transcription factor 25, translated as MESTDSSSTQPYPQLPPGFRFHPTDEELIVHYLKRKASSVPLPVSIIAEVDLYKFDPWELPSKAIFGEQEWYFFSPRDRKYPNGARPNRAATSGYWKATGTDKPILTSNGSNQKVGVKKALVFYGGKPPRGIKTDWIMHEYRVIDANSTSKLPHSLVDHPSKKPSLRLDDWVLCRIYKKNNTQRPIEHDRDDLIEEMIKQQKLMRTICSKNTNLMDHNNNNEQNLYEFSQLGTSTSRHEMYGIQGNDNNKREQQQQLQQQQGSLYYDDPMGSVGSSSGRRFHHQQSDQTTGSTTGTDGNSSSFVSMLSNLPQGITSTSSGVPFSMGSPLLVGNIGDGVLRPPFQLSGGTWNS; from the exons atggaaagcACAGATTCATCCTCAACTCAACCTTACCCTCAGCTACCTCCTGGATTTCGCTTCCATCCTACTGATGAAGAACTCATTGTTCATTACCTCAAAAGGAAGGCCTCTTCCGTCCCTCTTCCCGTGTCCATCATCGCCGAGGTCGATTTGTACAAGTTCGACCCTTGGGAGCTACCAA GTAAGGCAATATTTGGAGAGCAAGAGTGGTACTTTTTTAGTCCAAGAGATAGGAAGTACCCAAATGGGGCCCGCCCAAATAGAGCAGCAACTTCCGGTTATTGGAAAGCAACTGGGACTGATAAACCAATATTAACATCTAATGGTAGTAACCAAAAAGTTGGTGTTAAGAAAGCTCTTGTTTTCTACGGTGGTAAACCTCCTAGAGGGATCAAAACTGATTGGATTATGCATGAGTATCGCGTTATTGATGCTAATTCTACCTCTAAGTTGCCTCATTCTCTCGTCGATCATCCTTCCAAGAAGCCCTCTCTCCGG CTTGACGATTGGGTTTTATGTCGGATTTACAAGAAGAACAACACACAAAGACCGATCGAACACGATAGAGACGATCTAATTGAAGAGATGATCAAGCAACAAAAGTTAATGAGAACAATTTGTTCAAAGAATACAAATTTAATGgatcataacaataataacGAACAAAACTTATATGAATTCTCACAATTAGGCACTTCAACATCAAGGCATGAAATGTACGGCATACAAGGCAACGATAATAACAAGcgcgaacaacaacaacaactacaacaacaacaaggttCTTTATACTATGATGATCCGATGGGGTCCGTCGGATCTTCCTCGGGTCGCCGGTTTCATCATCAGCAATCCGATCAGACGACCGGGAGTACTACCGGTACCGACGGAAATAGCTCCTCTTTTGTTTCCATGCTAAGTAACTTACCTCAGGGGATTACTAGTACTTCTTCTGGTGTCCCTTTTAGTATGGGGAGTCCTTTGCTAGTTGGGAATATTGGTGATGGGGTTTTAAGGCCTCCTTTTCAACTTTCTGGGGGTACATGGAATTCTTAG